Part of the Stackebrandtia endophytica genome is shown below.
CGGCGGCCACGGTGATCATGAGTTCTCCTTGTTCACCAGCGGCGTGGCCGGGTCGATCTGGGGTGCGGTGACACCGTTCTCGGCGGCGAGCCGGGCACCGATCAACGTCGCGTCACCCTGAGCGTTGTCCGCCAGGGCCTCGGGACGGTCTTCGCCCCAACCGGCCAACTGCTTGGACAGTTCCTTCAGGGTGCACAGTCGAGCCCCACGGGTCGGGACGGGACGCTCACCGTTCTGCAGGGCCTGGACCGTCGACAGTGCCTGGTCGGAGTCGACCTTGTCGTAGAACTCGTAGTTCACGGTCATCACCGGCGCGTAGTCGCACGCGGCGAGGCACTCGGCGTGCTCCAGGGTGATCTTGCCGTCGGCGGTCGTCTCGTCGTGGTCGACGCCGAGGTACTCGCGCAACGTGTCGTAGACCTTCTGGCCGCCCATGACGTCGCACAGCGTGTTGGTGCACACGCTGACCAGGTAGTCACCGGTGGGTTCACGCTTGTACATCGTGTAGAACGTAGAGACCGCCGCGACCTGCGCCTTGGTGATACCGATCATCTCGGCGCACAGGGCGATCCCCTCGGGGGAGACGTAGCCGTCGTGGCTCTGCACCAGGTGCAGCATCGGCAGCAGCGCCGAACGCTGCCTGCCCTCGGGGTAACGCGCCATGATCTCGCGCGCCTGCTCCCGCAGTTCTTCTGGATAAGACATCAGCGATCACATCCACCCATTACCGGGTCCATAGAGGCTCCTCCGGCGATAACGTCGGAGAGCAGGCCGCCCTCGGCGATGGCCGGGAGTGCCTGAAGGTTGACGAATGAGGGGTCACGCATGTGGACCCGGAAGGGTCGCGTGCCGCCGTCGGAGACCACGTGAACACCCAGTTCACCGCGCGGTGCCTCGACGGGGACGTAAACCTGTCCCGCCGGCACCCGGAATCCTTCGGTCACCAGTTTGAAGTGGTGGATCAGACCCTCCATCGACTGGTTCATGATGTGGCGGATGTGGTTGAGGGAGTTCCCCAATCCGTCTCCGCCCACCGCCAGCTGCGCGGGCCAGCCGATCTTCTTGTCCTCCACCATGACCGGCCCGGGTTCGAGGCGGTCCATGGCCTGCTCGATGATGCGCAGGCTCTGCCGCATCTCCTCGAGCCGGACGATGTACCGGCCCCACACGTCGGCGCCGTTGTGGGTGGGAACGTCGAAGTCGTAGGTCTCGTAGCCGCAGTAGGGACGGTGCTTGCGCAGGTCCCAGCCGAGGCCGGCGGCCCGAAGCGGCGGTCCGGTGACGCCCAGGGCGAGGCAGCCCGACACGTCGAGGTAGGCGACGTCCTGGGTGCGCTCCTGCCAGATCGGGTTACCCGACAGCAGATCCTCGTAGGTGTCGATGTGGCCCGGCATGACCTTGAGGAAGTCCTTGATCAGGGTCACCGCCTCATCCGGCAGGTCCTGTGACAGGCCGCCCGGACGGATGTAGGCCATGTTCATGCGCAGACCGGAGGCCGCCTCGAAGATGTCGAGAACGAGTTCACGCTCGCGGAACCCGTAGATCATCATCGACAGCGCGCCCAGCTCCATACCGGTGGTCGCCAGCCCCACCAGGTGGGAGGAGATCCGGTTGAGCTCCATCATCAGCACCCGGATCACCGTGGCGCGGTCGGGCGCCTCGATGCCCAGCAGCTTCTCCACCGCAAGGCAGTAGGCCGTCTCGTTGAAGATCGGTGCCAGGTAGTCGGCGCGGGTGACGAACGTGGTGCCCTGGGTCCAGTTGCGGTATTCGAGGTTCTTCTCGATACCGGTGTGGAGGTAACCCACGACCGGCCGCAACTCGCGGACGGTCTCACCCTCAAGCTCGATGACCAGACGCAACACGCCGTGGGTCGAGGGGTGCTGGGGGCCCATGTTGACCACGAGCCGCTCATCGGTGACCGGGTCGGCGCCGCCCAGGACGGTGTCCCAGTCGCCGCCGGTGACCGTGAAGACCTTGCCCTCGGTGGTGTCTCGCGATTGCGCGTAGACGTCTTCGGTGTTCTCGGCGTTGCTCACGATGCGGACCTCCGCTCATCCGATGGCCGGCAGTTCGGTGAAGTCGTCACTTGTAGGACCTCCGCTCATCCGGAGGCGGAATTTCCGCGTCGTTCTTGTACATGACCGGGATTCCGCCCAGCGGGTAGTCCTTGCGCTGCGGGTGGCCCTCCCAGTCGTCCGGCATCAGGATCCGGGTGAGGTTGGGGTGCCCGTCGAAGATGACTCCGAACATGTCGTAGGCCTCCCGCTCCTGCCAGTCGGCGGTCGGGTAGACCGCGGTGACGCTGGCGACGTTGGGGGCCTCGACCGTGACAGCGGTTTCCAACCGGACGTGACGGCGGTAGGTCATCGAGGCCAGCTCGTACACCACGTGCAGTCGACGGTCCTGCTGCGGATAGTCCACACCGGACACGTTGGAGCACAGCTCGAAGCGCAGCTCCTCGTCGTCGCGCATGTGTTGACACACCTCGGCGACCTTGTCGGGCGCGATGTGGATGGTCAGCTCACCCCGGTCGACGACGATGGCCTGAAGGGCGTCCTCGCCGGCCAGTTCGGTCAACCGCTCGACGACCTCGTCGAAGTAGCCACCGTAGGGGGCCTCGGTGGAGACCACGGCCGACAGCGGCTTGGACGGGACCAGGCCGCCATACCCGGAGGTGTCACCGGTGCCCTTGACACCGAACAGTCCCTTGCGTTCAGCGTTCATCAGTCGACCTCCAGTCCACGCTCGGCCATCCAGTTCTTGATGCGCAGCTGCTCGGTCTGGCCGGCCTTGGCGGCTTCCCGCCACTGCTTGTTGCGCTCCTTGTTGAAGCGGTAGCTCGACGGCATCTGGCCGGGCTTGATCAGCGGCTGGGGCTTCGCGGCCAGTTCCTGGCGACGCTTGTCCCCCAGGGGCTCGTGCTGGATCTTCTCGTGAAGCTTCAAGATCGCGTCGAGCAGCATCTCGGGCCGGGGCGGGCAGCCGGGCAGGTAGATGTCGACCGGGACGACGTGGTCGACGCCCTGCACGATGGCGTAGTTGTTGAACATGCCGCCGGACGAGGCACACACGCCCATCGACAGCACCCACTTGGGGTTGGCCATCTGGTCGTAGATCTGCCGCAACACCGGCGCCATCTTCTGGCTGACTCGACCGGCGACGATCATCAGGTCGGCCTGGCGCGGCGAGGGACGGAACACCTCCATACCGAACCGGCCGGTGTCGTAACGGGCCGCACCGGTGGACATCATCTCGATGGCGCAGCAGGCCAGTCCGAATGTGGCGGGCCACAACGACGCCTTACGCGTCCAGTTGACCAGCCCTTCCACAGTGGAAAGGAGTATCCCGGAGGGGAGTTTCTCTTCCAGACCCATATCAGTCCCAATCCAATCCGCCGCGTCGCCATTCGTAGACATAGGCGATGAACAGCGTTCCGACGAACAGCAGCATCGAGAGGAAGCCGAACATGCCCAGGAAGTCGAAGTGGACCGCCCACGGCAGCAGGAACATGATCTCGATGTCGAAGACGATGAACAGCATCGCCGTCAGGTAAAACTTGACCGGGAATCGGTTTCCGCCCGGGGGTGTCGGGGTCGCCTCGATACCGCATTCGTAAGGGGAGTTCTTCGCCCGGTTGAACCGGCGCGGCCCGGTCAGGCGAGCCGCTATCACCGAGATAACCGCGAACGCCAAGCCGAGACCGAACAGCACGACGATCGGTGCGTACAGTTCCATCGCTTACCGCCTACCTACAGTGCACATTTCGGTCACCTTATGTGGTCGCTGAAGTCTCATACCGCAGGCGCCACCTTAGACAAACCGTTGATCACCTTGTCCATGGCATCGCCACCGCGGGCGTCGGTGAGGTTGGCCAGCAGCTTCAGGACGAACCTCATCAACAGGGGATGCTTGAGGCCGTGCTCGGTGCACAGCTTCATGATCGTGGGGTTTCCGATGAGCTTGACGAAGACGCCGCCCATTCGGTAGTAGCCACCGAACCGGTCGGACAGTTCCCGCGGGTAGCGCCGCAGGACCGCCTCACGTGCGGGCGCGGAGGATCGGCCCAACGCGTCGGCGGCGAACTGAGCCGCGACCTCACCCGATTCCATCGCGTAGGCGATGCCCTCGCCGTTGAACGGGTTGACCATTCCGCCGGAGTCGCCGACCAGCATCATTCCCCGCGTGTAGTGCGGGACCCGGTTGAAACCCATCGGCAGACCGGCGCCCCGGATCGGGCCGTCGGCGTTGGTCTCGTCGCGCATCCCCCACTCCTCGGGGGTGGCGGACAACCAGTCGCCCAGCAGCTGCCGGTAGTTGGTCCGGCCGAAGGCGGTGGAGGAGTTCAGGACTCCCAACCCCACGTTGACCCGGCCGTCGCCCAGTCCGAAGATCCAGCCGTACCCGGGCATCAGCACGTCGGGGTTGGCGGCGCTGCGCAGTTGCAGCCAGGACTCGAGGTAGTCGTCGTCGTGCTTTTCGGCACAGTAGTAGTAGCGACGCACCGCGACCCCCAACGGCCGGTCGTCGCGTTTGTTGATTCCCAGCGCCAGGGCCATACGGCCGGAGACGCCGTCGGCGGCCACCACGATGGGGGCGCGCAGCGTCTCGGGTTCCTTGTCCGGTCCGACGACGGCCTCGACACCGACGACCCGTCCGGCACGGTCGAAGACCGGCCCGGTGACGTTGACGCCGGTGCGTAGCCGGGCCCCGCCGGTGACGGCGCGCTGCGCGAGCAGGTCGTCGAAGTCGAGGCGGGTACGGGTGAGTCCGTAGCTCGGGTAGGAGTCCAGGGTCGGCCAGTCCAGGGTCATCTGGGTCGGTCCGGCGACCACTCGCAGGCCCTTGTTGTGCATCCACCCGGCTTCAGTCGAGGTGTCGATGCCCATACGGAGCAACTGCTTAACCGATTTAGGGGTCAAGCCGTCGCCGCAGACCTTCTCACGAGGGAACTCGGTCTTTTCGAGCAGCAAAACGTCGAGACCATGGCTTGCCATGTGGTAAGCCGCCGCCGATCCACCTGGTCCGGCGCCGATGACGATGACATCGGCATCTGCGGACGGTTGGAGACTGCTGGGCACGTCGATCCTCGCGTACTTGAGATGGGTTTATTTCGTAGGTTGTGGCAGGGCTGCTTGTGGGCCGGCAGCTGGCTTGTGAAGGTGTTCACAAGGATGTTCGGATGCAGTCTAGGCCCTCAAAGATCAGCCATCTTGATTTAGGGCACCCTAACTTGACGGTGCGCTGGCTTGTCGCTCACGCCGCCCTTCGACGCACCGACATATCCATCTCATTCAATGGACTCACCGCTCGACACGCCTGATTCACCAGTATCTGCGGAACCCTTGCGCACCATCGGTTTGACGGCACGGTGCAGCGCCACCGAGCCCCCGGCGAGGTTCCGCCAGGCGACCCGCTCGAATCCGATCCGCTGAATCTGATGCGCCAGTTCCTCCTGTGTCGGCCAGTCACGGATCGACTCGGCCAGGTACACATAGGCATCGGGGTTGGACGACAGCATCTTGGCCATCACCGGGAACCCGCGCATGACGTATTCCATGTAGACAGTCCTAAACGGTTCCCATGTGGGCGTCGAGAACTCACAGATCACCAGTCGGCCACCGGGTTTGAGGACCCGCGCCATCTCCGACAGCCCGGCGTCGACGTCATGCAGGTTGCGGATGGCGAACGAGATCGTCACCGCGTCGAACACCTCGTCGGCGAACGGCAGCGCCATCGCATCACCGACCAGCAGCGGAACACCGCGGTGAACACCCTGGGCCAGCATGCCCTGGGAGATGTCCGCGCCCACCACGAAGGCACCCGAGGTGGCCAACTCCTGCGTCGACACACCGGACCCGGCGCCCAGGTCGAGACACCGCTGCCCGGGCTTCAGCTCCAGAGCCTTGCGCGTCTCGGAACGAAACCGGCGATCCATGCCCATCGACATGATGGTGTTCATCCGGTCGTAGCGTCCGGCGACGCCGTCGAACATCTTGGCGACCTCGTCGGGACGCTTCTCCAGCGATGCTCGGCTCATACGGCGATCCCCTCACGGCGTTTCAGAGAGTGTCCCGGGTCTCGTCGACCGCAGTCACGTATCAACAGCCTCCCATATGCCGAAGATCACGCGAGTCGGCCCCGCGAAGACCGTTCTTCGGACGCAGCCCACCGACCGTTACGAGCCCAGTAGCGCCTGGGCCTTGCCCAACGCGTCGCGCACCGCCTCCAGCCAACTGAACACCTGCACCTCGAACTCGTCGGACACCCGCTCGAAGGCCGCATCCCACTCGACCTGCAACGTCTCACGCAGGCCGACCTCCTCGCCGCACTCGGCGGCGTCGACCGCGTAGGCGATCTCGTGTTCGAAGGCCTGCTCGTAGGGCCAGGGCGCGCCATCGGGGATCGGTGAGTTGCGCACCTGCTCCCGATAGGTGTCGCCCATACCGGCCGGCACCTCCTCGAAGGGTTTCAAGTAATCGGATACCGATTGGTAGAACAACGAGACGTAGATCCGCAGCTCGTTGGTCGAGGGGGTCAGCTCGACGTAGTCATGCCCCCGGTCGGCGGTGCAGCCGGCCCATTCGTCCCTCACCTCCTGGACCGCCACCTCGTACTCCTCGGTGGATCGGCCGCCGGCGTAGATGTCCGGGCGGTACCCCAGGCCGGGCAGGCCGCCGCTGTAATCGGCGAGCCTGTCCTCGGGTGGTTCGACGAAGATCTGGTCGGTGATCTCGGCGTAGCAGCCACCGGCGGTCCAGTCGGAGGAACCGTGCCGTCCCTCATCAGCCATGCTCGCCAGTGAGGCATCGATGTCCTGGACTATCTGCCCGTCGGCGTCTCCGGTGAACGCTCCATGGTCGGGACTCAGATTGTCGACGACGTCGTCGCCGTACAGGTCGCGATAGTAGGCGTCCTGATACTCGAACGGCATGTCCGCGAAGGCGGTGTCCTGGTACCGAGCGCTCGGTTCAAATCGTTGTCCGACGCCGAACCCGTTCTCGTCGGCCTCGGCGACCGTCGGGATGTCGGCGTAACCCGGTGGGTTCTCGGGAAGATCGGCGTCGACCGACCACTGCATTGCACCCGAGTACAGGCTCGGCGAATGCACCTCGTACCCGCGGCCCTCCATGCAGGAGATCATCACCCGGTAGTAGACGTCGACGAGTTCGTCGAACAGATCCGCCGCCTCGTACAGCGCCGCCTGCAACGGGTCGGCCTCCTCGGTGGCCGCCGGTTCCGCTGCGGCGCAACCGGTCAGGGCCAGCGCGGCGGCACACGCTCCGGCGGTCAGGGATCGGGTTCGCATGCTCGATACCCTAACCAGACTCACCTACAGTCCACAAACGACCTGTTTTCATCGGAGAAACGAACGGCCCGCGCGGAACCGAGTCCGCACGGGCCGTTATTCGACGATGGACCTACAGCCCACCGTAAGTGCGGGCACTGCGGCGACGCTTGGTCACCAGCAGCGCGGCCACACCCAGCGCCGCCAGCAGGGCGGCACCGATCAGCGCGGTGGAGAGGCTGACACCGGTGGTCGGCAGCTTGCCGTTGGCGCCGTCGTCGTCACCGGGGTCGCCGGGCTCCCCGGGCGGTCCCGGCTCGGTCTCGGCGTGAACGGTGAACTGGACACTGTTGTTGGTCTCGTCCGGGTCGGGCTGCGTCGACAGCACCGCCGCGCTGCCCGGCAGCTGCTCCTCGGGAGCGTCGACCAGGGTCACGGTGTAGGTGATGTCGCGGGAGGCTCCCGCGTCCAGCGGCTCGGCCACCGCGCACAGCACCGCGGACTGGTCGTCGGCGACGGCTTCACAGCCGGCGGGGACCTCGACCAGTTCGGAGTGCAGCGGCAGCGTGAACAGCACCATGTAGACGGCGACGGTTCCCGGGCCGTTGTTGGTGACGGTGATGGTACCCGACACCTGCTCGTCGATCTTGCCGTCCAATTCGGACGCCGCGATCGACAGGTCGGCGCGGTTCTCGGTGGCCGAGACCAGGTAGCTGACCGTGTTGTTGCTGTCGTCCGGGTCGGGCGCGGACTGGGTGCTGACCGTGGCCATACCCAGTTCCTGGTCCTGCGGAGCGTCCACGATGGTCAATGGGATCGTCAGGGTGGCGCTGTCACCGGCGTTCAACGCGGTACCGACGGCGCACCACAGGGTGCCGGTGCCGACGGGCATGCACGTGGCGGGCAGCTCGCCCACCTCGGCGTGCGTCGGCACGGTCACCAGGACCTGGTGGTTGGCGGCGGCGGCCGGGCCGTTGTTGGTGACGGTGAAGACCGCCTCGACCTCGTCACCGGGGTAGCCGGAGACCTCGCCGACGCTCAGCGCCAGGTCGGCCCGGTTCTCGATCGAGGTGACCTCGAAGATGTCGAAGTTGTTGAGGAAGTCCGGGTCGGGCTGCGAGCTGGTGACCTGCGCGCGTCCACGGTCGGACTCGGCGGGAACCTCCACCATGGTCACCGGGATGGTGTAGATGACCGAGGCGCCCGGGTCGAGCAGACCGGCGGAGTCGCACTGGATGCGAGTGGCGTCGGCACCCTTGAGGTAGCAGGCCTCGGGCAGGTCGCCCAACTGCGCGTAGGCCGGAACGTAGGCCTCGACGCTGTGGGAGCGAGCCGGGGCGGGACCGTGGTTGGTGACGGTCAGGTGCAGCTCGGTGGTGTTGTTGATCGGCGCGACCAGCTCGTTTCCGGTCAGCGACAGGTCGGCGCGGTCACCGTGGGTGAACACCGAGAACTGCGACCAGTTGTCATCGGCGGTGTCACCGGACTCCACCTCGTCGGCGAAGAAGGCGGTCATGCCCGACTCGGCGGGACGGGACGAGGTGATCGACAGAACCTCG
Proteins encoded:
- a CDS encoding NADH-quinone oxidoreductase subunit C, giving the protein MNAERKGLFGVKGTGDTSGYGGLVPSKPLSAVVSTEAPYGGYFDEVVERLTELAGEDALQAIVVDRGELTIHIAPDKVAEVCQHMRDDEELRFELCSNVSGVDYPQQDRRLHVVYELASMTYRRHVRLETAVTVEAPNVASVTAVYPTADWQEREAYDMFGVIFDGHPNLTRILMPDDWEGHPQRKDYPLGGIPVMYKNDAEIPPPDERRSYK
- a CDS encoding LPXTG cell wall anchor domain-containing protein yields the protein MRRGLATAGAAALGLGMVAVAATPGHAEDPYVDLSVEAFSATASLDSTEKSVRIAVGNNSSADVTATNVRLEFKLPEANEAGSIRVSDELAPSCELSEDGRGGSCAIGDLEVGARTNINAFTLLPTGNGGAGDVLGWITVAVEADQPDRDANESQNDNSVEILAQISSERGPDLATWVKRDLVVLPGETGRLDDSFLKFSNESDIAIQGISFNVVVPTELSFTNVPAGCEIDGGNSFIVDCIWDDLTIPANGEVALSGDRALTFKVSDTAPENTVLDGIGWVAAKVLGAEVLSITSSRPAESGMTAFFADEVESGDTADDNWSQFSVFTHGDRADLSLTGNELVAPINNTTELHLTVTNHGPAPARSHSVEAYVPAYAQLGDLPEACYLKGADATRIQCDSAGLLDPGASVIYTIPVTMVEVPAESDRGRAQVTSSQPDPDFLNNFDIFEVTSIENRADLALSVGEVSGYPGDEVEAVFTVTNNGPAAAANHQVLVTVPTHAEVGELPATCMPVGTGTLWCAVGTALNAGDSATLTIPLTIVDAPQDQELGMATVSTQSAPDPDDSNNTVSYLVSATENRADLSIAASELDGKIDEQVSGTITVTNNGPGTVAVYMVLFTLPLHSELVEVPAGCEAVADDQSAVLCAVAEPLDAGASRDITYTVTLVDAPEEQLPGSAAVLSTQPDPDETNNSVQFTVHAETEPGPPGEPGDPGDDDGANGKLPTTGVSLSTALIGAALLAALGVAALLVTKRRRSARTYGGL
- a CDS encoding NADH-quinone oxidoreductase subunit A translates to MELYAPIVVLFGLGLAFAVISVIAARLTGPRRFNRAKNSPYECGIEATPTPPGGNRFPVKFYLTAMLFIVFDIEIMFLLPWAVHFDFLGMFGFLSMLLFVGTLFIAYVYEWRRGGLDWD
- a CDS encoding NuoB/complex I 20 kDa subunit family protein — protein: MGLEEKLPSGILLSTVEGLVNWTRKASLWPATFGLACCAIEMMSTGAARYDTGRFGMEVFRPSPRQADLMIVAGRVSQKMAPVLRQIYDQMANPKWVLSMGVCASSGGMFNNYAIVQGVDHVVPVDIYLPGCPPRPEMLLDAILKLHEKIQHEPLGDKRRQELAAKPQPLIKPGQMPSSYRFNKERNKQWREAAKAGQTEQLRIKNWMAERGLEVD
- a CDS encoding NADH-quinone oxidoreductase subunit D, with protein sequence MSNAENTEDVYAQSRDTTEGKVFTVTGGDWDTVLGGADPVTDERLVVNMGPQHPSTHGVLRLVIELEGETVRELRPVVGYLHTGIEKNLEYRNWTQGTTFVTRADYLAPIFNETAYCLAVEKLLGIEAPDRATVIRVLMMELNRISSHLVGLATTGMELGALSMMIYGFRERELVLDIFEAASGLRMNMAYIRPGGLSQDLPDEAVTLIKDFLKVMPGHIDTYEDLLSGNPIWQERTQDVAYLDVSGCLALGVTGPPLRAAGLGWDLRKHRPYCGYETYDFDVPTHNGADVWGRYIVRLEEMRQSLRIIEQAMDRLEPGPVMVEDKKIGWPAQLAVGGDGLGNSLNHIRHIMNQSMEGLIHHFKLVTEGFRVPAGQVYVPVEAPRGELGVHVVSDGGTRPFRVHMRDPSFVNLQALPAIAEGGLLSDVIAGGASMDPVMGGCDR
- a CDS encoding geranylgeranyl reductase family protein, yielding MPSSLQPSADADVIVIGAGPGGSAAAYHMASHGLDVLLLEKTEFPREKVCGDGLTPKSVKQLLRMGIDTSTEAGWMHNKGLRVVAGPTQMTLDWPTLDSYPSYGLTRTRLDFDDLLAQRAVTGGARLRTGVNVTGPVFDRAGRVVGVEAVVGPDKEPETLRAPIVVAADGVSGRMALALGINKRDDRPLGVAVRRYYYCAEKHDDDYLESWLQLRSAANPDVLMPGYGWIFGLGDGRVNVGLGVLNSSTAFGRTNYRQLLGDWLSATPEEWGMRDETNADGPIRGAGLPMGFNRVPHYTRGMMLVGDSGGMVNPFNGEGIAYAMESGEVAAQFAADALGRSSAPAREAVLRRYPRELSDRFGGYYRMGGVFVKLIGNPTIMKLCTEHGLKHPLLMRFVLKLLANLTDARGGDAMDKVINGLSKVAPAV